In Bacillota bacterium, a single genomic region encodes these proteins:
- a CDS encoding tRNA-binding protein yields the protein MAEITDFHKLDIRAGKVVKAETFPEARNPAYKLWVDFGPEIGTKQSSAQITECYPEPKALEGRQVLGVVNFPPRRIAGFSSEVLVLGVYTKAGVVLVQPDRPVPLGVKLG from the coding sequence ATGGCGGAAATCACTGATTTTCACAAATTAGATATCCGCGCAGGCAAAGTCGTCAAGGCCGAAACTTTCCCCGAAGCCCGCAACCCGGCCTATAAACTCTGGGTAGATTTTGGTCCCGAAATTGGCACCAAACAATCCAGTGCTCAGATCACCGAGTGTTATCCCGAACCGAAAGCGCTGGAGGGGCGTCAGGTCCTGGGTGTGGTGAACTTCCCGCCCCGGAGAATTGCCGGCTTTTCCTCCGAAGTGCTGGTCCTGGGAGTGTACACCAAAGCAGGTGTTGTATTGGTTCAACCGGACCGCCCCGTCCCCCTGGGTGTGAAGCTGGGATAA